A single Vigna radiata var. radiata cultivar VC1973A chromosome 8, Vradiata_ver6, whole genome shotgun sequence DNA region contains:
- the LOC106770384 gene encoding uncharacterized protein LOC106770384 has translation MEITRPLTEALQQILDYARHMRQYIGERIDLEKKAIEEQEGWNGSLKRRHPPKMKDLEGLKIPCAIGSVKIGRDLLDSGSSIKLMPLSLLKKIGGLTLKPTNISLVVADGSSKKPYGVVEDVLIHIESLEFLVDFVVIEMKEDDRIPVILGRQFMKTAKVIISVYDGVIMLKDKEEKVVYNALKEKLMRKRRGLSIKLERRMQRLFGLNLLKWSTKLQYLAEEHSIG, from the exons aTGGAGATTACTAGGCCATTGACTGAAGCACTTCAACAAATTCTTGACTATGCTAGACATATGAGGCAATATATTGGAGAAAGGATAGATCTTGAAAAGAAAGCTATTGAGGAACAAGAAGGTTGGAATGGCTCTTTAAAAAGGAGACACCCTCCAAAAATGAAGGATCTAGAAGGCCTTAAAATTCCTTGCGCCATTGGGAGTGTGAAGATAGGGAGAGATTTACTTGATTCAGGGTCAAGTATTAAATTGATGCCCCTATCTTTGTTGAAGAAGATTGGTGGTCTGACATTGAAGCCAACAAATATATCCTTGGTTGTGGCGGATGGATCATCGAAGAAACCCTATGGTGTGGTGGAGGACGTGTTGATTCACATTGAAAGCCTTGAATTCCTAGTTGATTTTGTGGTGATAGAGATGAAGGAGGATGACAGGATCCCGGTGATTCTTGGAAGGCAATTCATGAAGACGGCCAAAGTGATTATAAGTGTTTATGATGGGGTGATTATGCTtaaagacaaagaagaaaaggtggTCTATAATGCCTTAAAAGAGAAGCTGATGCGAAAAAGAAGAGGGCTAAGTATAAAGCTTGAAAGAAGGATGCAGCGGTTGTTTGGCCTAAATCTGCTAAAGTGGTCAACAAAG CTTCAGTATCTTGCTGAAGAGCACTCCATAGGGTAG